A region of Thermococcus barossii DNA encodes the following proteins:
- a CDS encoding helix-turn-helix domain-containing protein encodes MKRLKIAIPYDGDLFAGLEWLLEAIEWAYGDTYFTIDTDVIKLVEVKFRESPEKVIERLRALHQVRDVRAFPRNGMHLLYIRASLEPQREQADRLFELQKKGLVIFESGTFVGGESILSVLCEEELLGEVVRTFREAYGARVISVEEAEPESSPLSKLTKRQAEVLFLAYMSGYFDEPRKVTLRELAEMLNLSPSTVKEHLRKGLKRLLDETLK; translated from the coding sequence ATGAAGCGCCTGAAGATCGCGATACCCTACGACGGGGATCTCTTTGCCGGTCTTGAGTGGCTCCTCGAAGCGATAGAGTGGGCCTACGGGGACACTTACTTCACCATAGACACCGATGTCATCAAGCTGGTGGAAGTCAAGTTCCGGGAATCCCCTGAGAAGGTCATCGAGCGGTTGCGGGCGCTCCACCAGGTGAGGGACGTCAGGGCCTTTCCCAGGAATGGTATGCACCTGCTCTACATCCGCGCCTCCCTTGAACCCCAGAGGGAGCAGGCGGATAGGCTCTTCGAGCTTCAGAAGAAAGGCCTCGTCATTTTTGAGAGCGGAACCTTCGTCGGGGGTGAGAGCATTCTTTCGGTTCTCTGCGAGGAAGAGCTCCTTGGGGAAGTGGTGAGAACATTTCGTGAAGCCTACGGTGCGAGGGTGATCAGCGTTGAGGAGGCGGAACCGGAGAGCAGTCCCCTCTCAAAGCTGACGAAGAGGCAGGCCGAGGTTCTCTTCTTGGCTTACATGAGCGGCTACTTCGACGAGCCCCGGAAGGTTACTTTGCGGGAGCTGGCGGAGATGCTGAACCTCAGCCCCTCAACGGTGAAAGAGCACCTGCGGAAGGGGCTTAAGAGGCTCCTCGACGAGACCCTCAAATAA
- a CDS encoding heavy metal translocating P-type ATPase encodes MAKKLKLEGLDCANCAYEIEEALKKEGFEFALVNFATKEAVIEGDVEKAKEIIKKVEPDVEVIEEDEHGHSHHGHHHEHGEEDPKKALYFIIPSLMLFGIGVVLRYYYGMDNAFVFGVFVASYLLVGWKVLRSAIINSLHGNVFDENFLIAVATLGAFAIREYPEGVAVMLFYVVGEFFQDMAVDRSRRSIKALLALKAEHANLLRNGEVVRVKPEELKVGDTILVKPGEKVPVDGVVIEGESTVDTSALTGESVPRTVREGEEILSGMVNLSGVLRVRVTRELGDSTVSRILELVENASARKAKTEKFITRFARYYTPAVVGIAALIATVPPLITGDPFSTWVYRALVLLVISCPCALVLSIPLGYFGGIGKAAREGILVKGSNYLDALKDASIVAFDKTGTLTKGVFKVTKVETRNGFSEEEIIRFAALAEAHSNHPIARAIRRAYGKEINEAETVEYEEIAGHGVRARIDGIEVLVGNDRLLHRFNIEHDTCRVRGTVAHVVIGGKYAGYIIISDEIKDDAPKAVKELKRLGVKKVVMVTGDSREVAEEIAKQLGLDGFYAELLPEDKVGAIEELEKEKGDGKVVFVGDGINDAPVLARADVGVAMGALGSDAAIETADVVIMDDKPSKLPRGIRIARKTQRIVWQNIVFALGVKLAFISLGILGEATMWEAVFADVGVALIAVFNAMRILR; translated from the coding sequence ATGGCAAAAAAGCTCAAGCTCGAGGGCCTCGACTGTGCGAACTGCGCCTACGAGATAGAGGAGGCCCTCAAGAAGGAGGGCTTTGAGTTCGCGCTGGTCAACTTCGCCACCAAGGAGGCGGTTATAGAGGGCGACGTTGAGAAGGCCAAGGAGATAATCAAGAAGGTCGAGCCGGACGTCGAGGTCATCGAAGAGGACGAGCACGGTCACTCACACCACGGGCACCACCACGAGCACGGTGAAGAGGACCCCAAAAAGGCTCTCTACTTCATAATCCCGTCGCTCATGCTCTTTGGCATCGGGGTGGTACTCCGCTATTACTACGGCATGGACAACGCCTTCGTCTTTGGGGTCTTTGTTGCGAGCTACCTCCTCGTTGGCTGGAAGGTTCTTAGAAGTGCCATCATCAACTCCCTGCACGGCAACGTCTTCGACGAGAACTTCCTCATCGCGGTGGCCACGCTGGGAGCCTTCGCCATCAGGGAGTACCCGGAGGGAGTGGCGGTCATGCTCTTCTACGTTGTAGGGGAGTTCTTCCAGGACATGGCCGTTGACAGGTCAAGGCGCTCGATAAAGGCCCTCTTGGCCCTCAAGGCCGAGCACGCTAACCTGCTCAGGAACGGCGAGGTCGTTAGGGTGAAGCCGGAGGAGCTGAAGGTCGGCGATACAATCCTGGTAAAGCCGGGCGAAAAGGTTCCCGTTGATGGCGTTGTCATAGAGGGTGAATCAACCGTTGATACCTCCGCCCTGACGGGCGAAAGCGTTCCCAGGACGGTAAGGGAAGGGGAGGAAATCCTCTCCGGCATGGTCAACCTCTCCGGAGTTCTCAGGGTGAGGGTCACCAGGGAGCTGGGCGACTCCACAGTCTCAAGGATACTTGAGCTGGTCGAAAACGCGAGTGCCAGAAAGGCCAAGACCGAGAAGTTCATAACCCGCTTTGCCCGCTACTACACTCCAGCAGTGGTCGGCATAGCGGCGCTCATAGCCACGGTCCCGCCGCTGATTACGGGAGACCCGTTTTCAACGTGGGTTTACAGGGCGCTGGTCCTTCTCGTGATTTCGTGCCCCTGCGCCCTCGTGCTCTCGATCCCGCTCGGCTACTTCGGGGGCATTGGGAAGGCCGCCAGGGAGGGGATACTCGTCAAGGGCTCCAACTACCTCGATGCACTCAAGGACGCAAGCATTGTCGCCTTCGACAAAACCGGCACGCTGACAAAGGGCGTTTTCAAGGTCACGAAGGTGGAAACGAGGAACGGATTTAGCGAGGAGGAGATCATCAGATTCGCGGCCCTTGCCGAGGCTCACTCGAACCACCCGATAGCAAGGGCAATACGCAGGGCATACGGCAAGGAAATCAACGAGGCCGAGACAGTCGAGTACGAAGAGATAGCCGGCCACGGCGTCAGGGCGAGGATTGACGGAATCGAGGTTCTCGTGGGCAACGACAGGCTGTTACACCGCTTCAACATCGAACACGATACGTGCAGGGTTAGAGGCACCGTTGCACACGTCGTTATCGGCGGGAAGTACGCCGGGTACATAATAATCTCGGACGAGATAAAGGATGACGCCCCGAAGGCCGTGAAAGAACTCAAGCGCCTTGGAGTCAAGAAGGTCGTGATGGTCACCGGTGACAGCAGGGAAGTCGCGGAGGAGATAGCGAAGCAGCTTGGCCTCGACGGTTTCTACGCCGAGCTTCTGCCGGAGGACAAGGTGGGGGCCATAGAGGAGCTTGAGAAGGAGAAGGGGGACGGAAAGGTGGTCTTCGTCGGCGACGGCATAAACGACGCTCCCGTGCTGGCCAGGGCGGACGTTGGCGTTGCCATGGGTGCGCTCGGAAGCGATGCTGCCATAGAAACGGCAGACGTCGTCATAATGGACGACAAGCCCTCGAAGCTCCCCCGGGGCATCAGGATAGCCAGAAAGACCCAGCGGATAGTGTGGCAGAACATCGTCTTCGCCCTCGGCGTTAAGCTGGCCTTCATAAGCCTTGGAATCCTCGGGGAGGCTACGATGTGGGAGGCGGTCTTTGCCGACGTCGGCGTGGCCTTGATAGCGGTCTTTAACGCGATGAGGATTCTGAGGTAG
- a CDS encoding ferritin, translating into MLSERMLKALNEQVTKELFSAYFYLGIAAYFKEKGFDGFATWMEAQAEEELGHAMRIYDYIFDRGGRVELGRIEKPKQDFESSLKAFEAVYLHEVGVTESIYRLVDIAEEEKDRATYQFLQWFVEEQVEEEATAKAIVDKLRIIGDNPNGLFMLDRELGQRGPKLRSLLMQPGQ; encoded by the coding sequence ATGCTGAGTGAAAGGATGCTTAAGGCTCTCAATGAGCAGGTGACGAAGGAACTCTTTTCGGCCTACTTCTACCTTGGCATAGCGGCCTACTTCAAGGAGAAAGGCTTTGACGGCTTTGCCACCTGGATGGAGGCCCAGGCCGAAGAGGAACTCGGGCATGCGATGAGAATATACGATTACATATTCGACCGAGGAGGCAGGGTCGAGCTGGGAAGGATTGAGAAGCCGAAGCAGGACTTTGAGAGTTCGCTGAAGGCCTTCGAGGCGGTTTATCTGCATGAGGTCGGCGTCACCGAGTCCATCTACAGGCTCGTGGACATCGCGGAGGAGGAGAAGGACCGCGCGACATACCAGTTCCTCCAGTGGTTCGTGGAGGAGCAGGTCGAGGAGGAGGCCACCGCCAAGGCAATCGTGGACAAGCTCAGGATTATAGGCGACAATCCGAACGGCCTCTTCATGCTCGACAGGGAACTCGGCCAGAGGGGCCCGAAGCTGAGGTCACTGCTGATGCAGCCCGGGCAGTGA
- a CDS encoding FprA family A-type flavoprotein gives MPDVKVEKILEDPELYIIRVDDDRIKYFEATWDIPEGITYNAYLMKLDGATVLFDLSKREYTELFMEALEKLVDPEEITHVVIHHTEPDHTGALPTFLEANGYKAKLIGTNFAKRFLEGFYGEKVVENFHIIKDGEEMRIGGKTFRFITVPWLHWPDTMITYAVEDRLIFSCDAGGGYGIPKTIDDSDEEVVREYLPHVTKYIVTVIGHYHKYIVQNIKKLKGLGILKEARMILPGHGLIWRKNPARIFEHYEAVGAGKVTKGKVLVLYDSMYGFVERRMEIVLNELRKHGLKPVVYRFTDKEAPAVSDILGEVPDSEAIIIGASTYEAEIHPRIRYALYEIVDKANYEKPVLIVGAFGWAGVAGKKIETLITRSKFDHVDTVESRGMPRPEDEERLREGVRKLVAWLS, from the coding sequence ATGCCCGATGTGAAAGTTGAAAAGATTCTTGAGGATCCGGAGCTCTACATAATCCGGGTCGATGACGACAGGATAAAGTACTTCGAGGCCACCTGGGACATCCCGGAGGGGATAACCTACAACGCCTATCTGATGAAGCTTGACGGTGCGACGGTTCTCTTCGACCTGAGCAAGAGGGAGTACACGGAGCTCTTCATGGAGGCCCTCGAAAAGCTCGTTGATCCTGAGGAAATCACCCACGTCGTGATCCACCATACCGAGCCCGACCACACAGGGGCCTTACCGACCTTCCTTGAGGCCAACGGCTACAAAGCCAAGCTCATAGGCACGAACTTTGCCAAGCGCTTTCTGGAGGGCTTCTACGGCGAGAAGGTCGTTGAGAACTTCCACATCATCAAGGACGGCGAGGAGATGAGGATTGGGGGTAAGACCTTCCGCTTCATAACCGTTCCCTGGCTTCACTGGCCGGACACGATGATAACATACGCTGTGGAGGACAGGTTGATATTCAGCTGCGACGCCGGCGGCGGCTACGGAATTCCAAAAACGATAGACGACAGCGACGAGGAGGTCGTGAGGGAGTACCTCCCGCACGTGACGAAGTACATCGTCACCGTCATCGGCCACTACCACAAGTACATCGTCCAGAACATCAAGAAGCTCAAGGGCCTCGGCATACTCAAGGAGGCCAGGATGATACTCCCCGGCCACGGACTTATATGGAGGAAGAACCCGGCGAGGATATTCGAGCACTACGAGGCCGTTGGGGCGGGAAAGGTCACGAAGGGCAAGGTCTTGGTGCTCTACGACTCCATGTACGGCTTCGTTGAGAGGAGGATGGAGATAGTCCTCAACGAGCTGAGGAAGCACGGACTGAAACCGGTTGTTTACCGCTTCACCGACAAGGAGGCACCAGCTGTCAGCGACATACTTGGTGAAGTCCCTGACAGTGAGGCGATAATCATCGGCGCCTCGACCTACGAGGCCGAGATACACCCGCGCATAAGGTACGCCCTCTACGAGATAGTGGACAAGGCCAACTATGAAAAGCCCGTCCTCATCGTCGGAGCCTTTGGATGGGCAGGAGTTGCCGGCAAGAAGATAGAGACACTGATAACGCGCAGCAAGTTCGACCACGTTGACACCGTTGAGAGCAGGGGAATGCCCCGGCCGGAGGACGAGGAGAGGCTCAGGGAAGGGGTCAGGAAGCTCGTAGCATGGCTCTCCTGA
- a CDS encoding ABC transporter ATP-binding protein has protein sequence MPIIEVEKVRKYYGEVRGVDDLSFSVERGEIYGFLGPNGAGKTTTVKILVKILKDYEGTVKILGRDLREWGKEYYNRIGVSFEFPAVYSRLTALENLEFFASFYKRHLDPVETLKMVGLDKEADQLVSGFSKGMKKKLDLARALLPDPEILFLDEPLEGLDPASARRIKDLLLEMRENGKTIFLTTHNMYVADELCDRVAFIVEGSVRLVDNPSELKVKMGKRVVKVEYVSNEGVKTAEFPLENLGGNEEFLRILREHEIRRINTEEPTLEDIFLKVTGRRLV, from the coding sequence ATGCCCATTATTGAGGTTGAGAAGGTCAGGAAGTACTACGGCGAGGTCAGGGGCGTTGATGATCTGAGCTTCTCCGTCGAGAGGGGCGAAATCTACGGCTTTCTTGGGCCGAACGGTGCGGGAAAAACCACAACGGTAAAAATTCTGGTGAAAATCCTGAAGGACTATGAAGGGACCGTCAAAATCCTTGGAAGGGACCTCCGTGAGTGGGGGAAGGAGTACTACAACAGAATCGGCGTCTCCTTCGAGTTTCCTGCCGTTTATTCCCGGCTTACCGCCCTCGAAAACCTTGAGTTCTTTGCGTCGTTCTATAAAAGGCATCTCGACCCGGTTGAAACCCTCAAGATGGTGGGCCTCGACAAGGAAGCCGACCAGCTCGTGTCAGGCTTCTCAAAGGGCATGAAGAAGAAGCTCGATTTAGCCAGGGCACTGCTTCCAGATCCGGAGATACTGTTCCTCGATGAACCCTTAGAGGGCCTCGACCCGGCGAGCGCGAGGAGGATAAAAGACCTGCTCCTTGAGATGCGCGAAAACGGGAAGACGATCTTTCTGACCACCCACAACATGTACGTCGCCGATGAGCTCTGCGACAGGGTGGCTTTCATCGTGGAGGGTTCGGTGAGGCTCGTCGACAACCCGAGTGAACTGAAGGTGAAGATGGGAAAGAGGGTCGTAAAGGTCGAATACGTTTCGAATGAGGGCGTCAAAACCGCCGAGTTCCCGCTTGAGAACCTTGGAGGAAACGAGGAGTTCCTGAGAATCCTGCGGGAGCATGAGATAAGGCGCATAAACACTGAAGAACCGACACTCGAGGACATCTTCCTGAAGGTCACGGGGAGGAGGCTCGTATGA
- a CDS encoding ABC transporter permease has product MSFVRKFAAIYRTDLKLLRRDPMLLYSVGMTLVLLFIVRYFKDRMGELYYGIALFVLIFIPMIFGMIPGFMMADEKEEKTVQALRVIPISSEAFLVYRLTWASLVTVAFTVIAPYILDMEISQKGVLALVLLFLLEVWIYGLVITIFAESRMQALTVSKILGWLLILPVAVKLVVLWRDLSTDWSKLTAFLPTYWTYRVFEGIALNDYSDFPMAVLVHLAWLVPLVVLFRRRVL; this is encoded by the coding sequence ATGAGCTTTGTACGAAAATTCGCTGCCATATACAGGACCGACCTCAAACTGCTCCGCAGGGACCCCATGCTACTATACAGCGTGGGGATGACTTTGGTGCTCCTCTTCATCGTCCGCTACTTCAAGGATCGCATGGGCGAGCTTTACTACGGGATAGCTCTCTTCGTGCTGATATTCATACCCATGATATTCGGCATGATTCCCGGCTTTATGATGGCCGACGAGAAGGAGGAGAAGACGGTACAGGCACTGCGGGTGATTCCCATATCGAGCGAGGCGTTCCTTGTTTACAGGCTCACGTGGGCTTCGCTGGTGACCGTAGCCTTTACGGTGATAGCGCCCTATATTCTTGACATGGAGATTTCCCAAAAGGGTGTTCTGGCGCTGGTTCTTCTTTTCCTGCTGGAGGTCTGGATCTATGGACTGGTGATAACCATCTTCGCTGAATCCAGAATGCAGGCGCTGACGGTCTCCAAGATTCTTGGCTGGCTCCTGATCCTGCCGGTGGCGGTAAAGCTCGTTGTCCTCTGGAGGGATCTCTCAACGGACTGGAGCAAGCTCACGGCGTTTTTGCCGACGTACTGGACGTACAGAGTCTTCGAGGGCATAGCCCTAAACGACTACAGCGATTTCCCGATGGCGGTGCTCGTGCATCTGGCCTGGCTGGTCCCGCTGGTGGTACTCTTCAGGAGGAGGGTGCTCTGA
- a CDS encoding ArsR/SmtB family transcription factor: MTEVCKVYEEHLDKILEAQAKLPGEEHILEMADFFDALGNPTRLKILLALMGAGELCTCDLSAITGLSVSAISHQLRILKDRKIVAYRKDGKNVFYRLDDEHIREILRTAIGHLSEVK, from the coding sequence ATGACTGAAGTGTGTAAGGTGTATGAGGAGCATCTGGATAAAATCCTGGAGGCCCAGGCAAAACTCCCCGGGGAGGAGCACATACTTGAAATGGCGGACTTCTTCGACGCATTGGGCAACCCAACCAGGCTCAAAATACTCCTCGCTCTCATGGGGGCCGGGGAGCTCTGCACATGCGACCTCTCGGCGATAACCGGGCTCTCGGTTTCTGCAATTTCCCATCAGCTCAGGATTCTCAAGGACAGGAAGATAGTAGCCTACCGCAAGGACGGCAAGAACGTCTTCTACCGCCTCGATGACGAGCACATAAGGGAGATACTGAGGACGGCCATTGGGCATCTCTCGGAGGTGAAGTGA
- a CDS encoding NAD(P)/FAD-dependent oxidoreductase — protein sequence MELVIVGNGPGGVELAKRLAGEFDVTVVEKENIPHYSKPLLSHYIAGFIPEEKLFPYSREWYEERGINLLLGTEARLIDRSRKVLVTGRGKIPYDALVIATGARAREPSIPGKEHILTLRTLNDAKLIKERLEEEGEITILGGGFIALELAGNLAKAGYTVRVIHRGKTLLGLDGDLSERIRVELEGAGVEFHLETNALGADEEGLKTDKGYIKGRLKVCAFGIVPNRELAVKSGIHAGRGILIDDRFRTSARDVYAIGDCAEHGGVVGGTAKAAVEQAKVLANLLRGADDRYDFSFRSAFFKFADFSVAIIGRTGSAGSWLDEDVKIFYEGERPVGVVVLGNTQKAFRLEKAIKEGLPID from the coding sequence ATGGAACTCGTCATAGTCGGCAACGGGCCGGGCGGGGTCGAGCTGGCCAAGCGCTTGGCCGGGGAGTTTGACGTAACAGTGGTGGAGAAGGAAAACATCCCCCACTATTCAAAGCCTCTCCTGAGCCACTACATAGCGGGCTTCATTCCCGAGGAGAAGCTCTTCCCATATTCCAGGGAGTGGTACGAGGAGAGAGGAATAAACCTTTTGCTCGGAACCGAGGCGAGGCTCATCGATAGGTCCCGGAAGGTTCTCGTGACAGGCAGGGGCAAGATACCCTACGACGCCCTCGTTATAGCGACCGGAGCGAGGGCCAGAGAACCTTCCATCCCGGGAAAGGAACACATCCTAACGCTTAGAACCCTCAACGATGCAAAGCTGATAAAAGAGCGCCTTGAGGAGGAAGGGGAAATAACGATCCTCGGTGGGGGCTTCATAGCACTTGAGCTTGCCGGAAACCTGGCCAAAGCGGGCTACACTGTGAGGGTAATTCACAGAGGAAAAACCCTGCTCGGCCTCGATGGAGATCTGAGCGAGCGTATCAGGGTAGAGTTAGAAGGAGCGGGCGTTGAGTTCCATCTGGAAACGAACGCTCTAGGGGCTGACGAGGAGGGTCTAAAAACCGATAAAGGTTACATCAAGGGCAGGCTGAAGGTCTGTGCCTTTGGCATAGTGCCGAACAGGGAGCTGGCAGTTAAGAGCGGCATCCACGCCGGCAGGGGGATACTCATAGACGACCGCTTTAGAACCTCCGCGCGGGATGTCTACGCGATAGGTGACTGTGCCGAGCACGGTGGCGTCGTTGGGGGAACAGCAAAGGCCGCCGTGGAGCAGGCAAAGGTTCTCGCCAATCTCCTGAGGGGCGCTGACGACCGCTACGACTTCTCCTTCCGTTCGGCATTTTTCAAGTTCGCCGACTTCAGTGTGGCGATTATCGGAAGAACTGGGAGTGCCGGGAGCTGGCTCGACGAAGATGTCAAGATTTTTTATGAGGGTGAACGGCCGGTTGGAGTCGTTGTCCTGGGTAATACGCAGAAAGCATTCCGGCTCGAAAAAGCCATCAAAGAGGGACTGCCTATTGACTAG
- a CDS encoding SLC13 family permease: MAGSSSRTTALQRRLGDTAVERLKDFARREWFLTALLLLYLVLVLHDPTLPGRTPGLVDWRSLVLITSLILLSKGLELSGVFTRLSIRLISLSGGSERKLMLLLIPIIALSSAVIMNDTAMLVFIPLVVITARLAGINTARAVTISAIAANVGSALTPIGNPQNIIIWNAYGISFLGFVRAMLLPVGIWLAILLLFTLTIREGPVSIGGLPPVAVKRRLFVASLGLLVSDVILAEAGRGLWTLPLTLVVLLIAGREALLGFDWALVLTFAFIFIDFSEIAGLLSGLTLPTGGLGLFLASAGLSQLISNVPATVVLLTSRPDWLPLALGVNIGGTGIIVGSLANLIAVRIAGIGMRDFHRFSIPYFLLALGVSILIILL, encoded by the coding sequence ATGGCAGGGAGCTCATCCCGGACTACGGCCTTACAGAGGAGGTTAGGAGACACGGCGGTTGAAAGACTGAAGGACTTCGCCAGGCGGGAGTGGTTCCTTACAGCGCTACTGCTGCTCTACCTAGTCCTGGTTCTCCACGACCCCACCCTTCCCGGCAGAACCCCGGGGCTGGTGGACTGGAGGAGCCTGGTCCTGATAACGTCGCTCATACTGCTCTCGAAGGGCCTTGAGCTGTCGGGGGTCTTCACCCGCCTTTCCATACGGCTCATCTCGCTCTCCGGCGGCTCGGAGAGGAAGCTGATGCTTCTCCTTATCCCCATCATAGCTCTCTCCTCCGCAGTGATAATGAACGACACCGCGATGCTCGTGTTCATCCCCCTCGTCGTCATCACCGCCCGTCTGGCCGGGATAAACACCGCCCGCGCCGTTACGATTTCGGCCATAGCGGCGAACGTCGGCTCAGCTCTAACTCCGATCGGCAACCCCCAGAACATCATAATCTGGAACGCCTATGGCATCTCCTTTCTGGGATTTGTCCGGGCGATGCTCCTCCCGGTGGGCATCTGGCTCGCTATCCTGCTACTCTTTACACTCACGATACGGGAAGGGCCTGTATCCATTGGGGGGCTGCCTCCCGTGGCGGTTAAAAGGAGGCTCTTCGTTGCTTCACTCGGCCTTCTGGTTTCGGACGTGATTCTCGCCGAGGCCGGCAGGGGGCTGTGGACGCTTCCTCTGACCCTGGTTGTGCTCCTCATAGCTGGAAGGGAAGCCCTCCTCGGCTTTGACTGGGCGCTGGTTCTCACCTTCGCGTTCATTTTCATAGACTTCAGCGAGATTGCCGGCCTGCTTTCAGGCCTAACCCTGCCCACGGGGGGATTGGGTCTCTTCCTGGCCTCTGCGGGGCTTAGCCAGCTCATCAGCAACGTTCCCGCGACTGTGGTCCTCCTGACCTCCAGACCCGACTGGCTCCCCTTGGCCCTCGGTGTGAACATCGGGGGAACGGGGATTATAGTCGGCTCACTCGCCAACCTCATAGCCGTGAGGATAGCGGGAATCGGCATGAGGGACTTTCACAGATTTTCGATTCCGTACTTCCTGCTCGCCCTCGGGGTTTCGATTCTGATAATCCTGCTCTGA
- a CDS encoding fluoroquinolone export ABC transporter permease subunit, protein MIGELVRLDLKVGTRGYVYPIYLLVALAYGLMVMAFPREYHSLVVPIFLLLEPGMIGFMFVGTTIFAEKKDGTIGALAVTPLDWRSYVLAKTLLMALVSLLAGALIFCLGTRSLDGLPYVLAGTLLVSAVYTLLGIAVSAKYRDLDDYFVPLLGVMVLSLLPFAHYHSYLTGEIWKVLYAVPSYPAIYFFSAPFGGVSAENLLWSALGLMVWGIVAYYLARVRFYRYAVEGLR, encoded by the coding sequence ATGATAGGCGAGCTGGTGAGGCTCGACCTGAAGGTCGGAACGAGGGGCTACGTCTACCCGATATACCTGCTGGTGGCTTTAGCCTACGGTCTCATGGTCATGGCGTTTCCGAGGGAGTATCACTCGCTGGTAGTTCCCATCTTCCTGCTCCTTGAGCCTGGCATGATTGGCTTTATGTTCGTTGGCACGACTATCTTCGCGGAGAAGAAGGACGGGACGATAGGTGCTCTGGCAGTTACACCGCTCGACTGGAGGAGCTACGTTTTAGCAAAGACACTCCTCATGGCGCTGGTTTCCCTCCTCGCGGGGGCGCTTATATTCTGCCTCGGCACACGCTCCCTCGATGGGCTGCCATACGTCTTAGCGGGCACGTTGCTGGTTTCAGCCGTTTATACCCTCCTAGGAATCGCGGTCTCCGCCAAATACCGCGACCTGGACGACTATTTCGTCCCCCTCCTCGGGGTCATGGTGCTCTCCCTCCTGCCCTTCGCCCACTACCACAGCTATTTAACGGGCGAGATATGGAAGGTTCTCTATGCCGTCCCCAGTTATCCTGCCATCTACTTCTTCAGCGCCCCCTTCGGAGGGGTTTCGGCGGAAAACCTTCTGTGGTCGGCGCTTGGTCTGATGGTATGGGGTATCGTGGCGTATTACCTCGCAAGGGTTCGCTTTTACAGGTACGCGGTGGAGGGGTTGAGATGA
- a CDS encoding GNAT family N-acetyltransferase: MGDLIVGRVRGTPKEAEHFSELMEMSAPEYFPDLLGREFKELFRALFLEKENLFSHEHVIFAAYENRIAGMLLGYDWKAKEREEKRTGWLMLKALGFDFLRQLPAFISAASGSGKLEEGDYYISNVAVYPEFRGKGIGKVLMLKAEELAEQSGARRVALDVEKDNENAIRIYKRLGYSIEREHSIELGGKKYRFYRMVKELRATSESSSR, encoded by the coding sequence ATGGGCGACCTCATTGTTGGGCGAGTCAGGGGGACACCTAAAGAGGCGGAACACTTCTCAGAGCTCATGGAAATGTCCGCCCCCGAGTATTTTCCCGATTTGCTCGGAAGAGAGTTTAAGGAGCTCTTCAGGGCACTTTTCCTCGAAAAAGAAAACCTCTTCAGCCACGAGCACGTGATTTTTGCGGCCTATGAGAACCGAATAGCTGGAATGCTCTTGGGCTACGACTGGAAGGCCAAGGAAAGGGAGGAAAAGAGAACCGGCTGGCTGATGCTGAAAGCCCTCGGCTTCGACTTTTTAAGGCAGCTTCCAGCTTTCATAAGCGCCGCTTCCGGTTCAGGAAAGCTTGAGGAAGGGGACTATTACATTAGCAACGTCGCCGTTTACCCGGAATTCAGGGGAAAAGGCATCGGAAAGGTCCTCATGCTGAAGGCCGAAGAACTCGCCGAACAAAGCGGGGCGAGGAGAGTCGCACTGGACGTTGAAAAGGACAACGAGAACGCGATAAGGATATACAAACGGCTCGGCTACTCCATTGAGAGGGAACACTCCATAGAGCTCGGTGGGAAGAAGTACAGGTTCTACAGAATGGTTAAAGAACTCCGAGCTACCTCAGAATCCTCATCGCGTTAA
- a CDS encoding peroxiredoxin produces MVVIGEKFPEVEVKTTHGVIKLPDYFAEKGKWFILFSHPADFTPVCTTEFYAMQKRAEEFRKLGVEPIGLSVDQVFSHLKWMEWIKENLGEEITFPVIADDRGDLAEALGMIPSGATITARAVFVVDDKGVIRAIVYYPAEVGRDWDEILRLVKALKTSDEKGVALPHKWPNNELIGDRAIVPPAASVEEIKAREEAKAKGEIECYDWWFCHKKI; encoded by the coding sequence ATGGTCGTCATAGGAGAAAAGTTCCCAGAGGTTGAGGTCAAGACCACCCACGGAGTGATAAAGCTCCCGGACTACTTTGCCGAGAAGGGCAAGTGGTTCATACTCTTCAGCCACCCGGCTGACTTCACGCCGGTCTGCACCACCGAGTTCTACGCGATGCAGAAGAGGGCAGAGGAGTTCCGGAAGCTCGGCGTCGAGCCGATAGGGCTGAGCGTTGATCAGGTCTTCAGCCACCTCAAGTGGATGGAGTGGATCAAAGAGAACCTCGGAGAGGAGATAACCTTCCCGGTCATAGCGGACGACCGCGGCGACCTCGCCGAGGCCCTCGGCATGATCCCGAGCGGAGCAACGATAACCGCCAGGGCGGTCTTCGTCGTCGACGACAAGGGCGTCATAAGGGCCATCGTCTACTACCCGGCCGAGGTCGGCAGGGACTGGGACGAGATACTCAGGCTCGTCAAGGCCCTCAAGACCAGCGACGAGAAGGGAGTCGCCCTGCCGCACAAGTGGCCCAACAACGAGCTCATCGGCGACCGTGCCATCGTCCCGCCCGCGGCCAGCGTTGAGGAGATCAAGGCCAGGGAAGAGGCCAAGGCCAAGGGCGAGATCGAGTGCTACGACTGGTGGTTCTGCCACAAGAAGATTTGA